The bacterium genome includes the window GAACCTTAAAATCCTTTGCAATCTCTCCTATCTCATCTTCTGTTTCTACACTTACAGGATAATCAAGGTCCCCAGAGGCAATATATCTTGTTTCTTGTGAGAGCTTAAGGATTGGAGAGAGGATTTTCTTTATAAAGAGAGAGAGGATAAGAAGGGAAAAAAGGATAATAATGGAAAGAATCAATGCAAGTTTTTGATTTATTTTTGCTGCAAATATTTCTATATCAGCTGGAGCTATTCCTAGGTTAAGAAAAAAACCTTTTTCCTCTTTTATAAAAACATAGATAAAAATAGAGGTGGTAAGGACAATTATACCAAGCATCAAGAACAAAAGCTTTGCTTGAATGCTAATTCTTTGTTTTTTCATAGAGCTTCTTTTAGTAGTGATATAAGCTCTTCTGGGTCAAATGGTTTATAGATTACTGTATATGCCCCTTCTTTAAGACAGGCAAGAGCCCTCTCATTCATTGTTCCGTCTCTATATGCTGTAATTATGATGATAGGGCTTTTTAACCCCTCTTTTTTAAGACTTTTGAGCGTATCAT containing:
- a CDS encoding response regulator; translation: MKKRILVVDDDPDMADSIASLLKDEGFETTYVLNGNEAIKKVSEFQPEVILLDIAMPGMDGYDTLKSLKKEGLKSPIIIITAYRDGTMNERALACLKEGAYTVIYKPFDPEELISLLKEAL